One segment of Paenibacillus sp. FSL R7-0337 DNA contains the following:
- a CDS encoding gamma-glutamylcyclotransferase family protein, protein MTSRKLVASYGVNMNSKEMKRKTKGVIVGFGFLEGFELEFRTFLTINRNKESNVPVIIWSISEEDESRLDEFELANDGLYQKEILKVKVAAVTEHADQLIPVNLDWVFALTYIMKDGVQPLGQPTLETYNLIFSAYIQNSIDITPLATALIKTWPKYDELELMKLAGYTEEEMKVVFISLALKSILNIKN, encoded by the coding sequence ATGACTTCGAGAAAATTAGTTGCATCTTATGGAGTAAATATGAACAGTAAAGAAATGAAGCGAAAGACAAAGGGGGTTATTGTTGGATTTGGTTTTCTTGAGGGGTTTGAATTAGAGTTTCGAACTTTTCTAACCATCAATAGGAACAAGGAATCGAATGTTCCTGTAATTATCTGGTCCATCTCTGAAGAAGATGAGAGTCGCTTAGATGAATTTGAGCTTGCTAATGATGGCTTGTATCAAAAGGAAATCCTCAAGGTCAAGGTAGCGGCTGTAACTGAACATGCAGATCAACTTATACCAGTTAATTTAGATTGGGTATTTGCATTGACTTACATCATGAAAGATGGGGTTCAACCGCTTGGCCAGCCTACACTTGAAACGTACAATTTAATCTTTAGTGCATACATTCAAAATAGTATAGATATAACTCCCTTAGCAACTGCACTGATTAAAACGTGGCCTAAATATGATGAGCTTGAATTAATGAAATTAGCAGGATATACGGAAGAAGAAATGAAGGTTGTATTTATATCCCTGGCGCTTAAGTCTATTTTGAACATAAAAAATTAA
- a CDS encoding DNA primase family protein — protein MTINSFEQEEGSMNTAISFRNIYFAPVIEESVSARMSQDPFLQWVLNNTNKLNVPLVEGLASNLKMLADDGKKYLDELLRVLAEGDFMENLVAALENSYYGEIDNSPPTSYHYLIQKGYSGEVTNGGFGSPFENILRGIQDVKKRNRGISETWNKIEVNSNIFASFVLRQLRLVQLENGQIYVYTNSGYYIEMSDRLLRTICRNILHEAKSNIWKKRYETEYIEALKREIPYVASMNPEPKYLNLRSGMLGLYSRELVSHHPKFLSTFQIPIAYDSKAECPVFLSFLHNIFEGDEERVNLVQEWMGYCFLNEIKIQASLICLGGGSNGKSVLAEIIRNLIGVENVSNVPLNALNGRFGLQNLPGKLVNISAENELTKKFNTQNFKMLTSGDAVNVEQKYTPSFNTNLVVKSIILLNSMMDTDDLSNGFFRRLIILPFNKTYRELKAGETSITGIAYMDKTLTDKLLKELPGILVFALEGLARLIENDFNLTKSKACDQALDKYKNELNPVAEFVMEEVYQDNKKMTLRSSFRDDFNRWANENGFDKINNPRKFMELFRRVLEENKIPYQQVKSDGYYHIIGLGVRL, from the coding sequence ATGACAATTAATTCATTTGAGCAAGAAGAGGGAAGTATGAACACAGCTATTAGTTTTAGAAACATTTATTTCGCACCAGTTATTGAGGAAAGCGTAAGTGCGAGAATGTCCCAAGATCCATTTCTACAGTGGGTTTTAAACAACACGAACAAATTGAATGTGCCTTTAGTTGAAGGACTTGCATCAAATCTGAAAATGTTAGCGGACGATGGTAAAAAATATTTAGATGAGTTGTTAAGAGTTCTTGCTGAAGGTGACTTTATGGAGAACTTAGTAGCCGCTTTAGAAAATTCATACTACGGTGAAATCGATAATTCCCCGCCAACAAGTTATCACTATTTAATACAGAAGGGGTATTCTGGTGAAGTTACTAATGGTGGTTTTGGAAGCCCTTTTGAGAATATTTTAAGAGGTATTCAGGATGTCAAAAAGAGAAATAGAGGTATCTCAGAAACATGGAATAAAATCGAAGTCAACTCTAATATCTTTGCTTCCTTTGTGTTAAGGCAGTTGCGTTTGGTTCAACTTGAGAATGGTCAAATCTACGTGTATACGAACAGTGGTTATTATATTGAAATGAGTGATCGGCTTTTAAGAACAATCTGTCGTAATATTCTTCATGAGGCTAAGTCAAATATCTGGAAAAAGAGATATGAAACAGAATACATTGAGGCTTTGAAGAGAGAGATCCCGTATGTTGCAAGTATGAATCCCGAACCAAAGTATTTGAATTTAAGATCGGGGATGTTGGGGTTGTATTCTAGAGAACTTGTAAGTCACCATCCGAAGTTCTTGTCCACCTTCCAGATCCCAATTGCCTACGATTCAAAAGCTGAGTGTCCAGTATTTCTTAGCTTCCTCCATAATATTTTTGAGGGTGATGAAGAACGCGTAAATCTTGTCCAAGAGTGGATGGGTTATTGCTTCCTGAATGAGATTAAAATTCAAGCTTCCCTTATTTGTCTTGGTGGTGGTTCAAACGGAAAGAGTGTTTTAGCTGAAATCATTAGAAATCTAATCGGGGTTGAAAATGTTTCGAATGTTCCCCTAAATGCATTGAACGGACGTTTCGGACTGCAAAATCTCCCAGGGAAGTTGGTTAATATTAGCGCGGAAAATGAACTTACTAAAAAATTTAATACTCAGAATTTCAAAATGCTCACAAGTGGAGATGCCGTAAATGTAGAGCAGAAGTACACTCCTTCGTTTAACACGAATTTAGTCGTTAAATCGATTATTCTATTGAACAGCATGATGGACACTGACGATTTATCAAACGGGTTCTTCCGTCGACTCATTATTCTTCCGTTCAATAAGACTTACCGAGAGTTGAAAGCAGGCGAGACTTCCATTACGGGCATAGCTTATATGGACAAAACTCTAACAGATAAACTTCTAAAAGAGTTGCCGGGCATACTAGTATTTGCTCTAGAGGGGTTAGCAAGGTTAATCGAGAACGATTTCAATCTAACTAAAAGCAAAGCATGTGATCAAGCTTTGGATAAGTATAAAAATGAGCTGAATCCAGTTGCCGAGTTTGTTATGGAAGAGGTTTATCAGGATAATAAGAAGATGACCTTACGTTCAAGCTTTAGAGACGATTTTAACAGATGGGCAAATGAAAATGGGTTTGATAAAATAAACAATCCAAGGAAATTTATGGAGCTTTTTAGACGTGTGTTGGAAGAGAATAAGATACCATATCAGCAAGTTAAGTCTGATGGTTATTATCATATTATAGGACTCGGTGTGAGGTTATAA
- a CDS encoding HNH endonuclease, with amino-acid sequence MRQFMTGNFILGFHIEESTIEERWRKWSSVEDEASNEIEIEIGWIPKQMALGEMRKRKQHLLNRIYRTYYDEYTVLVDFETGRVYYFDNNHYLMELVGDLIYLLEVTTNEKQLVYDGAFYATPRKWLMKSSPRLGSRHNLGIEWRKNRFRASRLFIKDHQLIAVLYFGCKAVDAVGEDRSYDINHRNLSKYDNRPENLEIISKSENKEHSKIMNRLLNDMIQEVFGEKVKGVWLPEEI; translated from the coding sequence ATGAGGCAATTCATGACAGGGAATTTTATTTTAGGGTTTCATATTGAAGAGTCAACAATAGAGGAACGTTGGAGAAAGTGGTCATCCGTAGAGGATGAAGCATCAAACGAAATTGAGATTGAAATTGGGTGGATTCCCAAGCAGATGGCATTAGGTGAAATGAGAAAAAGAAAGCAGCATCTATTAAATAGGATTTATAGAACTTACTATGATGAATACACAGTACTTGTGGATTTCGAAACAGGGAGAGTATATTATTTTGACAATAATCATTACTTAATGGAGCTAGTTGGAGATTTGATTTATTTGCTTGAAGTTACTACAAATGAAAAGCAATTGGTGTATGATGGAGCGTTTTATGCCACACCCAGGAAGTGGTTAATGAAAAGTAGTCCTCGTTTAGGTTCAAGGCATAATTTGGGGATAGAATGGAGAAAGAATAGGTTTAGAGCAAGCAGGCTCTTCATAAAAGATCACCAGTTAATTGCGGTGTTATACTTTGGATGTAAGGCAGTGGATGCAGTTGGTGAAGACAGATCCTATGATATAAATCATCGGAATCTATCTAAGTATGATAACCGACCTGAGAATTTAGAAATAATCAGCAAATCGGAAAATAAGGAACATAGTAAGATTATGAATAGATTACTAAACGATATGATACAAGAGGTCTTTGGTGAGAAAGTAAAAGGTGTCTGGTTACCCGAAGAGATCTGA
- a CDS encoding copper amine oxidase N-terminal domain-containing protein, giving the protein MKNTSDCLSGKGQAINCNTEIHMSAIYSRDKPVKRKFNFVIHGLLISSFLLSSIISYEGNTASAATSHPTIEPTIQPVTASQGVYMNSQDEEALISNLSFANKVIRESGFSANALLSLMNRLKEIDARASTSQGFISVRTLQSVLSETEQLIITYDSDVPLNRGNVQTVKDKLASIKQKIRTENSSNYALQSSVSKKNELKSLSVANLTPSIVIDGVKQSYSQSPISKSGSILVPLRGVFESLGVNVLWSRETETITANKGSTKVTLKMGSNIAYVNGSEVKLSASLAKINGCSMVPLRFVSEAFGGTVKWDNDTQTANIITGSSHNVVIDSTKTQKVNGITVKYGKHTYGVRDQSEYDESMKIVLEALKGVDNVIFGGDLYSPYYYQFIDGARWSEDTRDRSDQNRGLKSAENSIGDFVKAGVSSDEIIKAYKIMIVAGELIKGKKDPMDGSPSSIFDTLIRGISDCDSDAETYSATFDLMGYNTMIIGGSGHAEVLIQINGFWYETAAGSFKLVDVAKALENSSVIVSEPTFGKL; this is encoded by the coding sequence ATGAAGAATACCTCGGATTGTCTTAGTGGTAAAGGACAAGCTATAAACTGTAATACAGAGATTCATATGAGTGCAATCTACTCAAGAGATAAACCTGTAAAAAGGAAATTCAATTTTGTGATCCACGGACTGCTTATAAGTTCATTTTTACTTAGTTCAATAATATCCTATGAAGGCAACACGGCTTCTGCGGCTACTTCCCACCCGACCATCGAACCGACCATCCAACCTGTAACAGCATCTCAGGGAGTATACATGAATTCTCAAGATGAGGAAGCCCTTATTTCCAATCTTAGCTTTGCTAATAAAGTCATTCGAGAAAGTGGTTTTAGCGCAAATGCGTTATTAAGCCTAATGAATAGATTAAAAGAAATCGATGCTAGAGCGAGTACATCCCAAGGATTTATAAGTGTTAGGACGTTACAGTCGGTATTGTCTGAGACAGAGCAATTAATTATCACTTATGACTCAGACGTACCTTTGAATCGGGGTAACGTTCAAACAGTTAAGGACAAGTTAGCAAGTATTAAGCAGAAAATCAGAACTGAGAATAGCTCGAATTATGCTCTTCAATCTTCAGTGAGTAAAAAGAATGAGTTAAAGTCCCTTTCTGTGGCTAACCTTACACCCTCTATAGTAATTGATGGAGTAAAACAGTCCTATTCACAGTCGCCAATCTCTAAGAGCGGTAGCATCCTTGTCCCCTTAAGAGGGGTATTCGAGTCTTTAGGTGTGAATGTACTTTGGTCAAGGGAAACAGAAACGATCACAGCAAACAAAGGGTCAACTAAGGTTACATTAAAAATGGGAAGCAATATTGCTTATGTAAATGGGAGTGAAGTTAAATTGTCGGCTTCATTGGCTAAAATAAATGGATGTTCGATGGTTCCATTGAGATTTGTATCAGAAGCATTCGGCGGAACTGTTAAGTGGGACAACGACACCCAAACTGCCAATATTATAACGGGTAGTAGCCATAACGTAGTGATAGACTCAACTAAGACGCAAAAAGTGAATGGGATTACTGTTAAATACGGAAAACATACTTACGGAGTTCGAGATCAAAGTGAATATGACGAATCAATGAAGATCGTTCTTGAGGCTTTGAAGGGGGTTGATAATGTTATTTTTGGGGGTGACCTTTACTCACCATATTATTATCAATTTATAGATGGAGCAAGATGGTCTGAAGATACACGTGATCGTTCAGATCAAAATAGAGGATTGAAGTCAGCTGAAAACAGTATTGGTGATTTCGTTAAAGCTGGGGTAAGTAGTGATGAGATTATTAAAGCCTACAAAATAATGATTGTTGCAGGAGAACTTATTAAAGGTAAAAAAGACCCGATGGATGGTTCACCATCCAGTATTTTTGACACACTGATTCGTGGTATATCAGATTGCGATAGTGATGCAGAGACTTATTCTGCTACATTCGATTTGATGGGCTATAATACGATGATCATTGGTGGTTCTGGTCATGCTGAGGTATTAATACAAATTAATGGTTTTTGGTATGAGACGGCAGCTGGTTCGTTCAAGCTTGTAGATGTAGCTAAGGCTCTAGAAAATAGCTCAGTAATTGTTTCTGAACCGACTTTTGGGAAACTATGA
- a CDS encoding recombinase family protein → MRCGYIKAKNLREIDGFKSSGQYDKLYVDLIDSQGKTKDKELMRLFAEASKGDTLVIKNFDSACNSSSELCSFLETCKEKGLLLASGDEVEAERLLLDEGYEILRFVTDFVQAKDKVKVKKLGRPQLSYPDNFWQVYLKFRQYEGTGIKSHQASEELGININTFYKLVREFEL, encoded by the coding sequence ATGCGTTGTGGTTACATTAAAGCAAAAAATCTTAGAGAGATCGATGGATTTAAGTCAAGTGGACAGTATGACAAATTGTATGTCGATCTGATTGACTCTCAAGGTAAGACTAAGGATAAAGAGTTGATGAGGTTATTCGCAGAAGCTAGTAAGGGTGACACCTTGGTAATCAAAAATTTTGATAGCGCTTGCAATTCATCATCCGAATTATGTTCTTTTTTAGAGACTTGTAAGGAAAAAGGGCTATTGCTGGCTTCGGGAGACGAAGTTGAAGCTGAACGATTATTACTCGATGAGGGGTATGAAATTTTGAGATTTGTTACCGACTTTGTCCAAGCTAAGGATAAAGTGAAGGTGAAAAAGTTAGGCCGACCTCAGTTGTCTTATCCAGATAACTTCTGGCAGGTTTATCTCAAGTTTAGACAATACGAAGGAACTGGCATTAAAAGCCATCAAGCATCAGAAGAATTAGGTATTAATATTAACACTTTCTATAAGCTCGTTAGAGAGTTTGAACTTTAA
- a CDS encoding helix-turn-helix transcriptional regulator, which produces MKGNEHHSKFLLTHREREVFELLVQDKTTRDIAGLLFISEKTVRNHISNVMCFETRIN; this is translated from the coding sequence TTGAAGGGCAACGAACATCATAGCAAATTCTTGTTGACGCATCGTGAACGCGAAGTATTCGAGCTTCTTGTGCAGGACAAAACTACACGGGATATTGCCGGACTGTTATTCATCAGCGAAAAAACCGTCCGCAACCACATCTCCAATGTTATGTGTTTTGAAACACGCATCAATTAA
- the efeO gene encoding iron uptake system protein EfeO: MKIGYAVPAGLLAASLLFAGCAGKDNSNNNGNNSNDSGNNAAAQAGSGTERLAKAGGETNADFTTAIDEYRKYVIEQCDAFVKQTEGFTDAVKAGKLEEAKALYAPARMHYERIEPIAEALGDLDPNIDARENDVDAAQWRGFHKIEQALWQNHTTEGMTDVADRLLKDAQLLRAKVETAGIDANLLVTGAVELLNEVSSSKVTGEEERYSHTDLYDFVANVEGAQKIYELLKPELAKKDPALEQTIGERFTALMNELAPFKSGEGYVSYETLKPEEVRRLSQNLDALAEPLSNMGTILGV, encoded by the coding sequence ATGAAAATAGGTTATGCAGTACCTGCGGGTCTGCTTGCAGCGTCCCTCCTGTTCGCCGGATGTGCGGGCAAGGACAACAGTAATAACAATGGTAATAACAGCAATGATTCGGGAAATAATGCCGCAGCCCAGGCAGGTAGCGGGACAGAAAGATTAGCGAAGGCCGGAGGTGAGACCAACGCAGATTTCACCACTGCCATCGACGAATACCGCAAATACGTCATTGAACAATGCGATGCGTTCGTCAAGCAGACCGAAGGCTTCACGGATGCCGTCAAGGCGGGCAAGCTGGAAGAAGCCAAAGCGCTGTATGCTCCGGCGCGTATGCACTATGAGCGGATCGAGCCGATCGCGGAAGCGCTCGGAGATCTGGACCCGAATATAGATGCCCGTGAGAATGATGTGGATGCCGCGCAGTGGCGCGGTTTCCATAAGATTGAACAGGCACTCTGGCAGAATCATACAACGGAGGGCATGACGGATGTCGCGGACCGCCTGCTGAAGGATGCGCAGCTGCTGCGTGCCAAGGTGGAGACGGCCGGAATCGATGCCAATCTGCTCGTTACCGGGGCGGTTGAGCTGCTGAATGAGGTCTCCTCCTCCAAAGTTACGGGGGAAGAGGAGCGTTATTCCCATACGGATTTGTATGATTTTGTGGCGAATGTGGAGGGGGCCCAGAAGATCTATGAGCTGCTAAAGCCGGAGCTGGCCAAAAAAGACCCGGCCCTTGAGCAAACCATCGGCGAGCGGTTCACCGCCTTAATGAATGAGCTGGCGCCGTTCAAATCGGGGGAGGGGTACGTCTCTTACGAAACGCTCAAACCGGAGGAGGTCCGCAGGTTAAGCCAGAACCTCGACGCCTTGGCTGAGCCGCTATCCAACATGGGAACGATTCTGGGAGTGTGA
- a CDS encoding LacI family DNA-binding transcriptional regulator produces MANIKEIARMAGVSVTTVSRVLNNHPYVSKDKRAAVLQTIEQLDYTRNMNAVHLITGRTGAVAVILPYIHAFYFSIIMNGIAREALLSQYRLILCQSNYLEEEEIKVLEMLRHKEIDGVVIVSTALKPDIIEEYTAYGPVVTCQDNGARRYSSVYIEHYAAFKEGLEYLTGKGYRSIGYCEGRSNGSSAVIRQAAYREFIAEHKLAFEEEWMIYDCTTEEDGAAVAQSLLKMPQRPEAMIITGDHVAAGLIIEARRAGLSIPHDLAVMGFDNQPIGRLLQITTMDNHLYEMGAAAFRIIHEQIHSEHLGPVYRKLDYRIIERSTV; encoded by the coding sequence GTGGCTAATATTAAAGAAATCGCCCGGATGGCCGGAGTATCTGTAACGACCGTCTCACGGGTGCTGAATAATCATCCGTATGTCAGTAAGGACAAAAGAGCCGCTGTACTGCAGACGATTGAGCAGCTCGACTATACCCGCAATATGAACGCCGTTCATCTGATTACCGGACGTACCGGTGCGGTGGCGGTGATTCTGCCGTATATTCATGCTTTTTATTTCTCTATTATTATGAATGGCATTGCCCGCGAGGCGCTGCTCTCGCAATACCGGCTGATTCTGTGCCAGAGCAATTATCTGGAGGAAGAAGAAATCAAAGTGCTGGAGATGCTGCGCCATAAAGAAATTGACGGTGTCGTGATTGTATCTACTGCGCTGAAGCCGGACATCATTGAGGAGTATACGGCCTACGGTCCGGTTGTCACTTGCCAAGACAACGGAGCGCGGCGATACTCTTCTGTCTATATTGAGCATTATGCGGCTTTCAAGGAAGGTCTGGAGTACTTGACCGGCAAAGGTTACCGCTCCATCGGATATTGTGAAGGACGGAGTAATGGCAGCAGCGCCGTGATCCGTCAGGCTGCTTACCGCGAATTCATTGCTGAGCATAAGCTGGCTTTTGAAGAGGAATGGATGATCTATGACTGTACAACGGAGGAAGACGGCGCAGCCGTTGCACAGTCCCTGCTGAAGATGCCACAGCGGCCGGAAGCCATGATTATTACGGGAGACCATGTTGCTGCCGGGCTGATTATTGAAGCGCGCAGAGCCGGCCTTAGCATCCCTCATGACCTCGCAGTTATGGGCTTCGACAACCAGCCAATCGGACGGCTGCTTCAGATCACCACCATGGATAACCACCTGTATGAGATGGGGGCCGCCGCCTTCCGCATTATCCATGAGCAGATTCACTCGGAGCACCTGGGGCCGGTCTACCGCAAGCTGGACTACCGGATTATTGAGCGGTCCACGGTGTAG
- a CDS encoding FTR1 family protein, translated as MDAFVTAAAGEGGGDTGAAGRAAAAKLLPAAERTRDAARSADWAAAAEAYRAVVNGWTPAERGIRADNPAVYGLLETKMSLLRIALQAEPVRGEAAQAEAEALVTLLSGYSEGKAVDTGGAPAEPASIEGLIRYLKQASAAAQAGDSAAAADIMEQLIAAWPSAEGQVQLASPKVYASVENESTAVTGYLLSSPPKLDQALSLMDTMLSELTPLTGEQTYTAWDAALILLREGLEAILVLAALLAYLRREAVPAARRWVWSGAAAGLAASIGLAVLLTYSLSQAASGGARELIEGIAGLVAVIMMLTVGRWLHGKSSTAAWNKYVDRQMQGALAKGNLWYLFFIAALAILREGAETTIFYAGMAPAIDTSQLLLGIGSALIVLIILGYAMIALSARLPVVAFFRVATALIYYLVFRFLGESLHALQIAGKLPAHNGHSLPSIGWLGMYPTWETTIPQLLILVFILWELLRGRRTANRTKAANGITK; from the coding sequence GTGGACGCGTTCGTCACCGCCGCCGCAGGCGAAGGCGGCGGTGACACGGGCGCCGCCGGACGCGCAGCGGCGGCGAAGCTGCTGCCCGCGGCGGAGCGCACGCGGGATGCGGCGCGCAGCGCCGACTGGGCCGCGGCGGCGGAAGCCTACCGCGCCGTGGTGAACGGCTGGACGCCGGCGGAACGCGGCATCCGGGCGGACAATCCCGCCGTCTACGGCTTGCTGGAGACGAAGATGAGCCTGCTGCGCATTGCGCTGCAGGCAGAGCCGGTCCGCGGAGAGGCCGCGCAGGCGGAAGCGGAAGCGCTGGTGACGCTCCTGTCCGGCTACAGCGAAGGTAAAGCCGTCGATACCGGTGGCGCGCCAGCGGAGCCAGCTTCCATTGAAGGGCTGATCCGCTATCTGAAGCAAGCTTCCGCCGCCGCCCAGGCCGGCGACAGCGCAGCAGCCGCTGATATCATGGAACAGCTCATCGCTGCCTGGCCTTCGGCCGAAGGCCAGGTCCAATTGGCCTCACCCAAGGTCTATGCCAGCGTTGAGAACGAGAGCACCGCCGTCACCGGGTATCTGCTCTCCAGTCCTCCAAAGCTGGACCAAGCTCTATCGCTTATGGACACGATGCTCTCTGAGCTGACGCCGCTGACGGGGGAACAGACTTATACCGCATGGGATGCGGCACTCATTCTGCTACGGGAGGGGCTGGAGGCGATTCTAGTACTCGCCGCCCTACTTGCCTATCTGCGCCGTGAAGCAGTACCGGCGGCACGCCGCTGGGTATGGTCCGGCGCGGCGGCAGGTCTCGCTGCAAGCATCGGCCTCGCCGTATTGCTGACCTATTCCCTCTCTCAAGCCGCCTCTGGCGGCGCACGCGAGCTGATCGAAGGGATCGCCGGCCTCGTGGCCGTGATCATGATGCTCACCGTCGGCCGTTGGCTGCACGGCAAATCCAGCACGGCGGCCTGGAATAAATATGTAGACCGCCAGATGCAGGGTGCCCTGGCCAAGGGCAATCTGTGGTACCTGTTCTTCATCGCTGCGCTGGCCATTTTGCGCGAAGGGGCGGAGACTACGATTTTTTACGCAGGGATGGCCCCGGCCATCGATACCTCTCAGCTGCTGCTCGGGATTGGCAGTGCTCTTATAGTCCTGATCATTCTCGGCTATGCCATGATTGCACTGAGCGCCAGATTGCCTGTTGTTGCCTTCTTCCGCGTCGCTACAGCACTGATCTACTATTTGGTGTTCCGCTTCCTCGGTGAGAGCCTTCATGCCTTACAGATCGCTGGCAAGCTGCCCGCCCATAACGGGCACAGTCTGCCTTCCATCGGCTGGCTTGGCATGTATCCGACCTGGGAGACTACCATCCCACAGCTGCTGATACTCGTCTTCATCTTATGGGAGCTGCTGCGCGGCAGACGTACTGCCAACAGGACAAAGGCTGCAAACGGGATCACTAAGTAA
- the efeB gene encoding iron uptake transporter deferrochelatase/peroxidase subunit gives MNKKDKNARNAADADHGIPAAETKLFNTKFSRRDMLRLTGASGIGLLLGGGGVGGIMAARQAAGRAVPAAAAFGQNEEQADTIPFYGKHQAGILTPAQNFLCFASFDVTTTSVGDVQKLMQAWTTAAAALTSGTMIGTANDKPNLPPTDTGEADGLTPSKCTLTFGAGPALFDSRFGLAGKRPASFIELPAFPGDSLEPQWCGGDLCVQACADDMQVAFHAIRNLARIARGTAVLRWTQEGFQRSGSADPSGGTPRNLLGFKDGTGNPDVTDETLMRNIVWSGNADGPAWMNGGTYLAVRRVRFRIEVWDRSSLSDQEATFGRHRQSGAPIGAGDEFAELNLAAADAAGKPLIPPDSHSALAHGDGSVQMLRRSYSYSSGMDLKTGQLDAGLVFISFQKDLMKQFVSIQQRLAKNDRLNEYMVHTGSAVFACFPGVHEGGYIGELLLG, from the coding sequence ATGAACAAGAAAGATAAGAATGCCCGGAATGCGGCTGACGCGGATCACGGAATTCCTGCAGCGGAGACTAAGCTGTTCAATACCAAATTCAGCCGCCGCGATATGCTGCGGCTGACCGGTGCCTCGGGTATCGGGCTGCTGCTGGGCGGAGGCGGTGTGGGCGGCATTATGGCGGCGCGCCAGGCAGCAGGACGGGCGGTCCCGGCCGCCGCAGCCTTCGGGCAGAATGAAGAACAGGCGGATACGATCCCCTTCTACGGCAAGCACCAGGCGGGGATTCTTACCCCTGCGCAGAATTTTCTGTGCTTCGCTTCATTTGATGTGACGACTACCAGCGTCGGTGATGTACAGAAGCTTATGCAGGCCTGGACTACAGCTGCTGCCGCGCTTACTTCCGGTACGATGATCGGCACGGCGAACGACAAGCCCAATCTTCCGCCTACCGATACCGGCGAGGCGGATGGTCTCACCCCTTCCAAGTGCACACTTACCTTCGGGGCAGGCCCGGCCCTGTTTGACAGCCGGTTCGGGCTGGCCGGGAAGCGGCCCGCCTCCTTCATTGAGCTCCCGGCATTCCCAGGGGATAGCCTGGAGCCGCAGTGGTGCGGCGGCGATCTCTGTGTGCAGGCCTGCGCGGATGATATGCAGGTGGCGTTCCATGCCATCCGCAATCTGGCCCGCATCGCCCGGGGCACAGCGGTGCTGCGCTGGACCCAGGAAGGCTTCCAGCGCAGCGGCAGCGCCGATCCGTCAGGCGGCACCCCGCGTAATCTGCTCGGCTTCAAGGACGGTACGGGGAATCCGGACGTCACCGATGAGACGCTGATGCGAAATATCGTCTGGAGCGGCAACGCCGATGGCCCGGCCTGGATGAATGGGGGCACGTATCTTGCGGTGCGCCGCGTACGGTTCCGTATTGAGGTCTGGGACCGCTCCTCGCTGAGCGATCAGGAGGCCACCTTCGGGCGGCACCGGCAGAGCGGCGCACCGATTGGAGCCGGAGATGAATTCGCTGAGCTAAATCTGGCAGCAGCGGATGCTGCCGGCAAGCCGCTCATCCCGCCGGACTCCCATTCCGCTCTCGCCCATGGAGACGGCTCGGTCCAAATGCTGCGCCGCTCCTATTCCTATTCCAGCGGCATGGATCTCAAGACCGGACAGCTTGATGCCGGTCTGGTATTCATCAGCTTCCAAAAGGATCTGATGAAGCAGTTCGTCAGCATCCAGCAGCGCCTCGCTAAAAATGACCGGCTGAATGAATATATGGTTCACACCGGCAGTGCTGTCTTCGCCTGCTTCCCGGGTGTACACGAAGGCGGCTATATCGGGGAGCTGCTGCTGGGATGA